The Desmospora profundinema genome includes a region encoding these proteins:
- a CDS encoding DEAD/DEAH box helicase, translating into MAVTIPETMPKKATAGETLLFRTLKRYLTEEYVVYYEPDIQGWRPDFVIIGPELGLLVLEVKDYTRSTLVELNPDQWTIRNGAGEEVTVVSPLKQARDYAFRIADKLKRDRDLVQTEGKHRSKLKFPFGYGVVFTRLTKADLAREELLAVVDPKLTLTREEIDPEREAFSEILLRQKLSRMFTVSFSLKEPLRPLDIQRIRFHLFPEVRIGGKVTKKVSYQDYVLLSLDDLETMDLHQESLAKQIGDKHRLIRGVAGSGKTLILASRAAILAREHPDWEILILCYNISLSRFIHDMVEQKWSQSGDGLDDEGEGERCYSADGRKQITVRHFHEWLHRDLKITEEEIPQAVEEWEAGKRMLPRYDAILIDEGQDFAPEWLGLASRLLNPDTQSLLIVEDRAQTIYPRRRSLRKDTGLDFRGRSRVLTINYRNTGPVVQLAWEFYQAHASPENKPSTGEDVEVITPQSTLRSGPPPYLKRFASLTDEMAYVARQMKVLHRQRETAWSDMLVLYRVKRYDGVDTMGVIQQALSREGIPFYWLTENHRSKRAFAPRENGVTISTIDSSKGLDFEAVFVVNLERLPFPMEENKEREVSLLYIAMTRAKKYLSLTWSGESEFTRWLEQAERTAVKQ; encoded by the coding sequence ATGGCTGTCACGATCCCGGAAACGATGCCGAAAAAGGCGACAGCGGGGGAAACGCTGTTGTTTCGAACCTTGAAGCGATATCTGACGGAAGAGTATGTGGTTTACTATGAACCAGACATTCAGGGATGGCGGCCGGATTTTGTGATCATCGGTCCCGAGCTGGGATTGTTGGTGCTGGAAGTAAAAGATTATACCCGGTCCACATTGGTGGAGTTGAATCCCGATCAATGGACAATCCGGAATGGGGCGGGGGAGGAAGTGACGGTCGTCTCTCCACTGAAGCAAGCCAGGGATTATGCGTTCCGCATCGCCGACAAATTGAAACGGGATCGCGACCTGGTACAGACGGAGGGGAAGCACCGCTCCAAGCTCAAATTTCCCTTTGGATACGGAGTGGTTTTCACGCGTCTCACCAAGGCGGATCTGGCCCGGGAAGAGCTGTTGGCGGTGGTGGATCCGAAGCTGACACTGACAAGGGAGGAGATTGATCCTGAGCGGGAGGCGTTTTCGGAGATTCTCTTACGGCAGAAACTCTCCCGAATGTTCACGGTCTCCTTCTCCCTGAAGGAGCCGCTGCGGCCGTTGGATATTCAGCGGATCCGCTTCCACTTGTTCCCCGAGGTGCGAATCGGCGGAAAGGTGACCAAAAAGGTTTCGTACCAAGACTATGTGTTGCTTTCACTGGATGATCTGGAAACGATGGACCTGCATCAAGAGAGTCTGGCCAAACAGATCGGGGACAAGCATCGCCTGATCCGGGGTGTGGCCGGCAGCGGAAAAACATTGATCCTGGCCAGCCGGGCAGCCATCTTAGCCAGGGAACATCCGGATTGGGAGATCCTGATCTTGTGTTACAATATCTCGCTGTCCCGCTTCATTCACGATATGGTGGAGCAGAAATGGAGCCAATCGGGGGATGGGTTGGATGATGAGGGAGAAGGGGAGCGGTGTTATTCGGCAGATGGAAGAAAACAAATCACGGTGCGCCATTTTCATGAGTGGCTGCATCGGGATCTGAAGATAACGGAAGAAGAAATCCCCCAGGCTGTGGAGGAATGGGAGGCGGGCAAGCGAATGCTGCCCCGGTATGATGCCATTCTGATCGATGAAGGACAGGATTTTGCACCGGAGTGGTTGGGTTTGGCGAGCCGGTTATTAAACCCGGACACCCAGTCGCTTCTGATCGTGGAAGACCGGGCGCAAACCATCTATCCCCGCCGCCGCAGCCTGCGCAAGGACACCGGTCTGGATTTTCGCGGGCGCTCCCGGGTATTAACGATCAATTATCGCAATACCGGCCCGGTCGTCCAGCTAGCGTGGGAGTTTTATCAGGCTCACGCTTCCCCTGAAAACAAGCCGTCAACAGGGGAAGACGTGGAGGTGATTACCCCGCAAAGCACGCTGAGAAGCGGTCCGCCCCCGTATTTGAAGCGGTTTGCCAGTTTGACGGATGAGATGGCTTATGTGGCCAGGCAGATGAAGGTGTTGCACCGGCAACGGGAGACGGCCTGGTCGGACATGCTGGTCTTGTACCGGGTGAAGCGGTATGATGGGGTGGACACCATGGGGGTTATCCAACAGGCACTGTCGCGGGAGGGGATCCCTTTTTACTGGCTGACGGAAAATCACCGTTCCAAGCGGGCGTTTGCGCCCAGAGAGAACGGTGTCACCATCAGCACCATCGACAGCAGCAAAGGGTTGGACTTTGAAGCCGTTTTCGTCGTCAACCTGGAACGGCTTCCGTTTCCCATGGAAGAGAACAAAGAACGGGAAGTCTCTCTCCTCTACATCGCCATGACACGGGCCAAAAAATATCTGTCGCTCACCTGGTCGGGTGAATCGGAGTTTACTCGGTGGCTGGAGCAGGCGGAGCGAACAGCCGTCAAGCAGTGA
- a CDS encoding GNAT family N-acetyltransferase, which produces MEREKRVKWLEGSRVYLRPPEKEDVDPFFRSLYHMEGRRLTGQNRVYSREAIGEWLEKTARDPDRVFLVIVSQEDDTVLGDVELNDIDWYHRSANIRIQLNHERNYGQGYGTEALDLMLDHGFGILNLHRIHLEVFAFNERAIRAYEKLGFQQEGISREALYYDHAYHDVIQMAVLAREWRERKQRNR; this is translated from the coding sequence GTGGAGAGAGAAAAGAGAGTCAAATGGTTGGAGGGGAGCCGAGTCTATCTCCGGCCGCCGGAAAAGGAAGATGTGGATCCTTTTTTTCGCAGTCTGTACCACATGGAAGGGCGTCGTTTGACCGGGCAAAACCGGGTGTATTCCCGGGAGGCCATCGGGGAGTGGTTGGAAAAAACGGCGCGGGATCCGGACCGCGTCTTTTTGGTGATTGTCTCCCAGGAGGATGATACGGTACTGGGCGATGTGGAACTGAACGACATCGACTGGTACCATCGCAGTGCCAACATTCGAATCCAATTGAACCATGAACGAAACTATGGTCAGGGATACGGGACGGAGGCTCTGGATCTGATGCTGGATCATGGTTTCGGCATTTTGAATCTGCACCGGATTCACCTGGAGGTTTTCGCCTTTAACGAACGGGCCATCCGGGCATATGAGAAGCTGGGCTTTCAACAGGAGGGAATTAGCCGGGAAGCATTGTATTACGACCATGCCTACCATGATGTCATCCAGATGGCCGTCTTGGCCCGCGAGTGGCGGGAACGAAAGCAAAGGAACCGTTAA
- a CDS encoding GyrI-like domain-containing protein — protein MEPRLVQVDPFTVRGIAVTTDNTREAGPEGKLPELWGRFYRHPIWTGRGDGIPVVYGVYHRYEDGMNGSYRVLAGCEAEYVQAGEDVEEQGVPASTYAVFTSDEGPIARVVPETWMRIWEWFRQTDSMKRTYQVDFERYDKRAHNPERAIVEIYISVHDS, from the coding sequence ATGGAACCGAGATTGGTACAAGTGGACCCCTTTACCGTAAGAGGGATTGCCGTCACCACGGACAATACCCGGGAAGCGGGACCGGAGGGGAAGCTGCCGGAATTGTGGGGCCGGTTTTACCGCCATCCGATCTGGACGGGACGCGGTGACGGCATACCGGTGGTTTATGGGGTATACCATCGGTATGAAGATGGGATGAACGGGAGTTATCGCGTTTTGGCGGGGTGTGAAGCGGAGTACGTGCAAGCGGGGGAGGACGTGGAGGAGCAGGGGGTACCCGCATCCACGTATGCGGTGTTCACATCCGACGAAGGGCCGATCGCCCGTGTAGTTCCGGAAACATGGATGCGGATCTGGGAGTGGTTTCGACAGACGGATTCGATGAAGCGGACGTATCAGGTTGATTTTGAACGCTATGATAAACGGGCCCACAACCCGGAGCGGGCTATTGTCGAGATCTATATTAGTGTTCATGATTCGTAA
- a CDS encoding alanine/glycine:cation symporter family protein, producing MKWIEQFVSVGNDILWTYILIAALLGLGLYFTFRSNFVQFRMLKEMIRLLGEGAKASPGKKGVSSFQAFCISTASRVGTGNLAGVALAIALGGPGAVFWMWMIALVGAASGFVESTLAQIYKERHGDTFRGGPAYYMEKALGKRWMGLLFSLLMTLCFGLIFNSVQANTISLAFHNAFGVDRLFMGLILAVLMAIVIFGGVKRIARVAQVIVPVMAVIYILVALFIMVTHFRQIPEVFALIVQSAFQLEAAVGGGLGAALMEGIRRGLFSNEAGMGSAPNAAATADVSHPVKQGLIQTLGVFTDTLLICSATAFIILFAGDWNSGLVGIELTQAALATTIGPWAPSFIAVVIFLFAFSSLLGNYYYGETNIQFIRANPVWLRLYQAAFFGLLLFGAVQEIDLVWNMADLFMASMTLVNLIAIALLGKIAFAALQDYIRQKKEGKDPVFTKNSIPGLKNVECWDEKPEAEKKAQ from the coding sequence TTGAAGTGGATCGAGCAATTTGTTTCCGTTGGTAACGATATCCTGTGGACCTATATCTTAATCGCAGCCTTGCTGGGATTAGGTCTGTACTTTACTTTCCGCTCCAATTTCGTGCAGTTCCGGATGCTGAAAGAGATGATCCGCTTGTTGGGGGAAGGAGCAAAAGCTTCCCCCGGAAAGAAAGGCGTCTCCTCCTTTCAAGCTTTTTGTATCAGTACGGCATCCCGGGTGGGAACCGGCAACCTGGCCGGGGTAGCATTGGCCATCGCCCTCGGTGGACCCGGTGCTGTCTTCTGGATGTGGATGATCGCACTGGTCGGGGCCGCCTCCGGATTTGTGGAAAGCACCCTGGCTCAGATTTACAAGGAGCGCCACGGTGACACCTTCCGCGGCGGCCCCGCCTATTACATGGAAAAAGCCTTGGGAAAACGCTGGATGGGTTTGCTCTTCTCCCTCTTGATGACCTTGTGTTTTGGACTCATCTTCAACTCCGTCCAGGCAAACACCATCAGCCTTGCCTTCCATAATGCCTTTGGCGTGGATCGCCTGTTCATGGGGCTGATTCTGGCAGTTTTGATGGCGATTGTCATTTTTGGGGGAGTGAAACGAATCGCACGTGTCGCCCAGGTGATCGTTCCTGTTATGGCCGTCATTTATATCCTGGTCGCTTTGTTCATCATGGTCACCCACTTCCGGCAGATTCCTGAAGTCTTCGCCCTGATTGTACAAAGCGCTTTCCAACTGGAGGCCGCTGTCGGTGGTGGACTGGGTGCCGCTCTGATGGAAGGGATCCGGCGCGGACTCTTTTCCAACGAAGCGGGGATGGGAAGTGCCCCCAACGCCGCTGCAACCGCCGATGTCAGCCACCCGGTGAAACAAGGTCTGATCCAAACTTTGGGCGTGTTTACGGACACACTGCTGATTTGTAGTGCAACCGCCTTTATCATCTTGTTTGCAGGAGATTGGAATTCCGGTCTGGTAGGAATCGAACTAACCCAGGCCGCCCTGGCTACAACCATTGGCCCCTGGGCACCCAGCTTCATTGCGGTGGTTATTTTCCTGTTCGCCTTCAGCTCGCTCTTGGGCAACTACTATTACGGCGAAACCAATATTCAATTTATCCGGGCCAATCCCGTTTGGCTGCGTCTCTATCAAGCCGCCTTCTTCGGCCTTCTCCTGTTCGGCGCGGTCCAGGAGATTGACCTGGTGTGGAACATGGCGGACCTGTTTATGGCCAGCATGACGTTGGTCAACTTGATCGCCATCGCCCTGTTGGGCAAAATCGCTTTCGCCGCGTTGCAAGACTATATCCGTCAGAAAAAAGAAGGGAAAGATCCCGTTTTCACTAAAAACAGCATTCCCGGATTAAAGAACGTGGAATGCTGGGATGAAAAACCGGAAGCGGAAAAGAAGGCGCAATAA